In Bacteroidales bacterium, the genomic window TTACGCTGAAAAAATTTCCGAAACCGATGATGTTGCTGAAACTATTGATGCAGCAACACTTGGAACGGTCATACACCATGTGCTGAAAAACCTGTTCCAGGATTTCATAAATAAAAATATTACTGTTGATGATATAAAGAAAATGCATGCGAATTCAGCAAAAGCATGCGAAGAAGCTTTTCGAATTTGTTATCCTGAAGGAGATATCAAATCAGGGAAAAATCTTTTAATTTCGAAAGTTGCGCTAAAGATCATTACTAATTTCCTTAATACAGAAAGTAGTTTTATTGACACACTGAATAATGCAAAGCAAAATCTTTTCATAAAACAATTAGAAGAAAAATTCAAAGCCAATGTGCCGGAAATAAACATTTCCGGAAAAATAATAAAAGCTGTACTTTCAGGGAACATTGACCGGATAGACCAAGCAGGAAATACCACAAGGATCATTGATTACAAAACCGGGAATATTAATAATAACGAATTAAAAGTTAAAGAATGGGACGACTTGCTTTCCAATTCCAAACTTTCAAAAAGCCTTCAGCTATTATGCTATGCCTATGTTTACATGAACAGCATCAATACCGACAAGATTTCGTTAGGAATTATTTCATTCAGGAATATCGATAAAGGATTTTTGCCTGTATCAATTCCGGATGCTGCTGACGGGCTTTTTAACAGAGAAGCGATGACCGAATTTGAAAATATTTTAACTGCTATTATCAGTAATATTCTAAATACTGAAACCCCGTTCATGCAAACCGAAGATTTGAAAACCTGCGTGAATTGTGTTTATTCGGGTATATGTAACCGATAATTACCTCAGCCCTTATTGCCTTTCAATAAAATTAAAATTGGTTTTCCCATTAAATTTTTCGTAACTTTACAATTAAATATTCTGTTATGAAAAACATTTTTTTTATTTTATTTTTATTTCTGTTCACATCAAACATATCAGGGCAAAACTCGCAAACCCTTACCCCTAGCGAAGCAGAAGTCCTGGTAAATGTTACAGTAACGAATTTTCAAAACGTGCCGCGTACGAACGAACTGATCATTTTTTCAGGGCAAACCAACAAGAAAATAATTTCCGACACTACCAATGCTTCAGGGAAATTTTCAATACTTCTTCCCAAAGGTGATACTTATCGAATCATTTACAAAGACTTTACCGACAGTACTGATTACAGCACTGTTGAAATTCCTTCTACACCCGGAAAATTCACTTCTGAAGTTACGATACAGGTTGAACCTGCAAAAACTTATACATTAAAAAATGTATTCTTTGATACAGGACTTGCAACTTTAAAACCTGAATCATATCAAGCGCTTAACGAACTGGTAGATATTCTGAAATTAAAACCTTCAATGGTTATTGAAATAGAAGGGCATACTGATAACACAGGAACAAAAGAAATAAATCAAAAGCTTTCACAAAGCCGCGCTGAGTCTGTTAGAAATTATTTGATAAAAAAAGGAATAGCTGCTTCTCGAGTAACAGCAGCCGGATACGGCGATACTTTACCTATTGCCGATAATTCAACCGATGAAGGCAAAGCAAAAAACAGAAGAACAGAAGTGAAAATCGTTAAAGAATAAAATAGGCAAAAGGAAATTCAGAAGTCGGAAGTTATACCAATTGATAGTTCCTACTTATACTTGCCAAAGCAAAATTTAATAAATCCGAGAGCAATTGAAACAGTAGGATTATCTTTTTTAACGAATGTAACTATATCGCGTGATGCAATTCCCATTTGCCATGAATTATCTTTCGACGAAATGGTAACTCCCATCGGAATTACAAAACCCGAATTTCCGCCTGTATAAAACCCTGCTGATAGCGTCAACATTTTAAAGAAACAAATTGATGCACCACCACCAATGATTGCTTTATCAAAACTACCTGCATTATCATTAACAGGAATATAGCAATCAGCGCCTATACTGGAGCGAAAACCAAACAGGTAATTAACACCAAAACGCATATTTGCAGGCAATCCTATGGTTTGTGATTGCTGTCCTTTCCAATTAAAAAGGCTGCTATCCTGGATTAATGCCTTGGTTTCTTTTATCATATTAAAATTCGAAAACCCATCAAAATTCACATTATTTATTAATGTATCCTTTGCCTGGTAAACATTGCCATCCCATTTTATTGAACCGATGTCGTTCAATGCAGCGCTTATTTTTAATTTTTTCTTTATCTCTATTGTTGCACCAAAGTCGAATCCAAAACCTGAACCCACCGTTTTCATAGCATTACCAGCAATTTCCGATGGTGTGCTGTTAGCATAATTTATTCCCATAAAAGGAGTCGTTGCTGAATAGCCAGTCAGTTGCTTGTTTTCAGCTTTAATATCAATGATACCATATCCTGCCAGGTATTTTATACCAATACCAGCATATAATGAAAATGTATTTGATGAAATTATTTTTTTCCCATAACCAACAACATATTCCCTGTACCATACTCCAGCTATTTTTGAACCGTCGGCTAATTCTCCAAATGTTTTTGGGACTTTTGCATAACCGGCGGTATCGGTACCATTTACCACCAATGAGTCGAAATAAGATGCATTGTAACCTTCGAAAACTATTTCAGCAAAATCTTTATTGAAGAACGTATTAAAGTTTGTACGTTCTCTAACAGTAAATCCAAGTCCGCCAAATTTTTCTTTTTGAAACGACAATGACAACCATGCCACATCAAGGTTTACAGAAAACTTATTACTGGCAAATTCTTCTGCTGCTGCAATTTTTTCTTCCGGGGTAAAACTTGTTTCATGATTAAAAATAAAGTCTTGTTTTATTTCTTTTTTCTGTAATGCATCGGAATATACTGAAGCGCCAATTTCGAGCAAGCTTACATGAAACACTGCCGAATCTCTTGTAAAACCAATGTTTGCAGGATTAATACCCAAACACTGGTAATCCGACAAATATGCCGTTGTCACACCCGAGCCCGAAGCGCTTACTGAACTTATTTCTTTCTGCGAATACGTTATTGTAGTTACCGCAAGACCGATAATTAGAGTAAGTATTTTTTTCATATTTTTTTAGTTATTAGTTTGGAGGTATTAGTAAATATTTTTCGTATATAATTTATTATAATGTTTGTTATACATTAAACCATTTACTTTTGTTTGTTGTTTATGGTTTGTGGAAGTTTTCTCCTATAACAATTTATACATTCAACTAAAACCAGCAGCTACAAACCTTCAACAATCAACTATTTTTTTTTACAAACCTACCTAATTTTTTAAAAATATACAAATACCTTATTTATTCACTTAAAAGAATCGCGATAAAAATTTTAAGTGAACTTGAAATTTATTTAAAATTATTTCAATAAATTAATATTAATCTTTAGTTTGTGCTAAAGCCCAATTTCATTGAGCTTTATTAACCCCGGCCTTAAGGTTGGGGTTATTGTGAAACCCAGACTTATCAAGGACTTTAGTCCTTACATAAAAAAATACCGAACTGTTGCTGAATATTTCTTGAATATTAAAAACAATATTCTTTCCCGGAATTATTTTTACATTTGATACATATCAAAATAAATTTTACCAGAAAAAAATATGAAAACATTTCGTCTAATTCTTGGGTATATAATAGGATTTTCAATGTTCTGTATTTTTATTCCCTATTTATTGATTGTTGGTTCAAATAATCCTTGGCCATTCCCTGAGCTGAATTTTATTCCAAATATTTATTTACGGTCAATAATAGCTTTCCCAATATTTTGTATTGGGTTGCTATTTGCAATATGGTCGAATATTTTTTTACTAACTAAAGGCGAAGGGGGACCTGTAGATGTTTTCAATGTTGCCATAAGCCCAAGGTCAATAAAATTAGTTGTTACCGGGCCATATAAATTTTCAAGGAACCCAATGGTATTTGGAGCGCTTTCAATTTATTTTTCTATTTCTGTATTTGTAAACTCATTATATGATATAATAATAATTTTATTGATCATTCCGTTAGCAATACTCTACTTAAAACTTACTGAAGAAAAAAGATTGATCAAGGATTTTGGAGAAGAATATTTATTATACCGGTCGAAAGTCCCGATGATTGTTCCATTTACAAAAATCAGAAAAAGAACAACCACATAAAATATTATCAACTCATTAAAAAAGTATTTTCATCTAACAAAAATATTTTATATTTGATTCTTAAACCAAATTAAAAAAACTATGGAAAACCAATACCCAAATTACCAGCAACAAGGCGCAATGCCATACAATTCAACATTAACCCCTGCCTCGTTAGAATATTTACGCGGCACTGCATCATGGATGAAATTCATGAGCATCTTAGGATTCATATTTTGTGGATTCATTGTAATTGTTGCGCTAATAGCCATGGGAACAGCCAGCACATTTGGCGGAATGTACGGAGCCGGATTAGGTGCAGGTGTTTTTATTGTGTATTTAATTATGGCTGTAATTATTCTTTTCCCCAATATTTTCTTATTTAATTATGCCCGTGGTATACAAAATTATTTCGCAACAAATAATGTTGGCGCTCTTGAGAATGCTTTCCAGATGCAGAAAAGATACTGGGTATATATGGGTGTATTAGCTATTATTTATCTTTCAATTATAGTTCTTGCATTGATAATAGCACTGGCTGCCGGAACAATGATGCGATACTAAAAATTAAATAAAAAATGTCAGGCACAGCAGCAGCTGCAATTGCAATAAAAATAAAAAAAATAGTTGCCCGTTTCAGGGAACTAAATGCGACAACACCAGATAATGCAGTATCAATAGAATCTGCAGGATTTCACAAAAGCAGAATATTCTCCAGGTTAATAAACCGAGGAGTTCTGGTTGAAACAAATCCTGATAAATTCTACCTTGATGAACTGGCATATCTAAAACAAAGACATAGAAGATTGATCATTCTTCTTTCACTTCTTATTATTGTTACTGTAATATTATTATTTACAAACAATTTTAAGTAAACTATTTTATCAGATAAAAGTGATCCATGACTATAAAAATTAAATTATTATTCCTTATCATATTCGTAGCATTTATTGCTTTTTCCTGTAAGCCGACAGAAAATTTCAAACAATTACAAACCACCTATATTCCCGATGCCATTTCGGGATTATATATTGGGATGCCATTGGATGAATTGAAAGATTTACGCGGAGCTCACAAATTATCATTTACACAGAAAAAAGAATTATCCATTTTTAAGGAAGAATATTCTAAAGACAGCATTAACATCATCCAATATCAATTCGACAAAAAGAATAAATTATGCGAGATCATCATTGAATATTACAGCGATTACAATGTATATAAAAAATTAAAGGCAAGTCTGGGCGAGCCCAATTTTGGCAATCAATGGCTTATCACACTGGATGAAAAATTTAAACTGCGGATTTGGGGATATGCCAACAGCTTGTGTATTGCCAATGACAAACAATTTAAAGAATAAATTATGAGAACTATCGGGTTACTCGGAGGAACAAGTTGGGAATCGACTCTGGAATATTACAGGATAATAAATAAAGAAGTTAGTCAAAGGTTAGGTAAATTGCATTCGGCAAAAATTGCAATGTATTCTATCGATTTTCAGGAAATGCAATCGTTTGTTGAGAAAAACGATTTCAAAGCCATGCTCGATTTTTTAATTGCAGCAGCAAAAAAAGTTGAAGCTGCCGGTGCGGAATGCTTGCTAATATGTGCAAACACGCCCCATATTTTTGCTGACGAAATTCATCAAAGCATTTCAATTCCTTTAATACACATTGCTGATGTAACTGCAAAAAAGATCAAAGAAAAAGGATTTACAAAAGCAGGACTGCTGGGAACAAAACTAACCATGGAGTTGCCTTTTTACACAGAAAGACTTAAAAATAATTTCAATATTGATGTAATTGTTCCACCTGAAAATGTTAGGAGTTATATTCATCAAACTATCATTGGCGATTTCTTTGCCGGCAGGTTTACAGAAGAAACAAAAAAGAATTATCTTTCTATAATGAACGATTTAAAAACCCGGGGCGCTGAATGCATTATTCTTGGATGTACCGAAATTCCGTTACTTGTACAGCAATCCGACACGGATATTCCATTATTTGACACACTTGACATTCATGCAAAAGCAGCTGTTGACTTTGCTTTGCAATAATATAATTTCATTTAATGAAACAAAAAGATTTATTTTTCAGTTTACTTGTAGTAATAATTCTTCTTCCATTTTTACCATTGCCAATATTTGCAGGTTTTCAGAAATCATTTCTTTATAACGAAGAATATTGGTTTCTCACCAGCTTTATAAAATTTGCTTTACTTGCCACTCTTGGTGAAGTTATAGGGCTGCGTATAAAAACAGGAAATTATAATGCTCCCGGTTTTGGAATCATGCCACGTGCTGTTGTTTGGGGATTTTTAGGCATCTCCATCAAAATGGCCTTTGTTGTTTTTGGTGCAGGTGTTCCTATATTTCTCGAAAAAAGTTGCGGATTACAACATGCTATTGATTCAATGAAATTAAAAGATTTTTTTGATGCTTCTGATAACGGACTTGGCGGAATTCGACTGCTCACTGCATTTTCAATAAGCGCATTAATGAATATTATTTTCGCACCGGTAATGATGACCTTCCATAAAATCACTGACACACATATCACCAGTAACGGAGGCACTATCAGAGGATTTTTCAAACCCATTCCATTTGGAAAAATATTTCCTTCAATAAACTGGTTAGTTCAATGGGATTTTGTTTTCAAACGTACCATACCATTTTTCTGGATACCTGCACACACTGTCACTTTCCTAATGCCCAACGAATACAGGGTGGCATTTGCAGCAATACTGGGTATTGCCCTGGGAATCATTCTTTCAATTGCAAGTA contains:
- a CDS encoding DUF5723 family protein, which encodes MKKILTLIIGLAVTTITYSQKEISSVSASGSGVTTAYLSDYQCLGINPANIGFTRDSAVFHVSLLEIGASVYSDALQKKEIKQDFIFNHETSFTPEEKIAAAEEFASNKFSVNLDVAWLSLSFQKEKFGGLGFTVRERTNFNTFFNKDFAEIVFEGYNASYFDSLVVNGTDTAGYAKVPKTFGELADGSKIAGVWYREYVVGYGKKIISSNTFSLYAGIGIKYLAGYGIIDIKAENKQLTGYSATTPFMGINYANSTPSEIAGNAMKTVGSGFGFDFGATIEIKKKLKISAALNDIGSIKWDGNVYQAKDTLINNVNFDGFSNFNMIKETKALIQDSSLFNWKGQQSQTIGLPANMRFGVNYLFGFRSSIGADCYIPVNDNAGSFDKAIIGGGASICFFKMLTLSAGFYTGGNSGFVIPMGVTISSKDNSWQMGIASRDIVTFVKKDNPTVSIALGFIKFCFGKYK
- a CDS encoding aspartate/glutamate racemase family protein; the protein is MRTIGLLGGTSWESTLEYYRIINKEVSQRLGKLHSAKIAMYSIDFQEMQSFVEKNDFKAMLDFLIAAAKKVEAAGAECLLICANTPHIFADEIHQSISIPLIHIADVTAKKIKEKGFTKAGLLGTKLTMELPFYTERLKNNFNIDVIVPPENVRSYIHQTIIGDFFAGRFTEETKKNYLSIMNDLKTRGAECIILGCTEIPLLVQQSDTDIPLFDTLDIHAKAAVDFALQ
- a CDS encoding isoprenylcysteine carboxylmethyltransferase family protein, whose product is MKTFRLILGYIIGFSMFCIFIPYLLIVGSNNPWPFPELNFIPNIYLRSIIAFPIFCIGLLFAIWSNIFLLTKGEGGPVDVFNVAISPRSIKLVVTGPYKFSRNPMVFGALSIYFSISVFVNSLYDIIIILLIIPLAILYLKLTEEKRLIKDFGEEYLLYRSKVPMIVPFTKIRKRTTT
- a CDS encoding OmpA family protein — translated: MKNIFFILFLFLFTSNISGQNSQTLTPSEAEVLVNVTVTNFQNVPRTNELIIFSGQTNKKIISDTTNASGKFSILLPKGDTYRIIYKDFTDSTDYSTVEIPSTPGKFTSEVTIQVEPAKTYTLKNVFFDTGLATLKPESYQALNELVDILKLKPSMVIEIEGHTDNTGTKEINQKLSQSRAESVRNYLIKKGIAASRVTAAGYGDTLPIADNSTDEGKAKNRRTEVKIVKE